A window of Rhinatrema bivittatum chromosome 2, aRhiBiv1.1, whole genome shotgun sequence contains these coding sequences:
- the LOC115085991 gene encoding E3 ubiquitin-protein ligase TRIM39-like: MDRLRKPIPVIRCSKVELVVEEKGTDKSKLSAELVDVTLDPETAHPKLVLSKDGKSVRLGDTRQNLPDSPQRFDTCVFVLGREGFTSGRHYWEVEVGDKTGWTLGVCKDSVSRKGNITIIPQNGYWAVLLRDGEYKACTSPWSRLPLSVRPRAVGILLDYQAGKVSFYDADEKSHLFTFTHTFTEKLWPYFSPYLNEGGKNAGALRIRPLPAWE, encoded by the exons ATGGACAGGCTCAGGAAACCTATTCCAGTCATTCGGTGCAGCAAGGTGgagttggtggtggaggagaagggcacagataaga GCAAACTTTCTGCAGAACTAG TGGATGTGACTCTGGATCCTGAGACTGCTCATCCTAAGCTTGTCCTGTCCAAGGATGGGAAAAGCGTCAGACTCGGAGACACAAGACAGAACCTGCCTGACTCTCCCCAGAGATTTGATACTTGTGTCTTTGTGCTGGGGCGTGAGGGCTTCACCTCAGGGAGACATTACTGGGAGGTGGAGGTGGGAGACAAGACTGGCTGGACATTGGGGGTTTGTAAAGATTCTGTGAGCAGGAAGGGGAATATCACAATAATACCTCAGAATGGATACTGGGCAGTGTTACTGAGGGATGGAGAATACAAGGCCTGCACCTCCCCCTGGTCCCGGCTTCCCCTGAGTgtgagaccccgggcagtggggatccTCCTGGACTATCAGGCAGGAAAGGTCTCATTTTACGATGCAGATGAGAAATCTCATCTCTTCACCTTCACCCACACCTTCACTGAGAAACTCTGGCCCTATTTCAGTCCTTACCTCAATGAAGGAGGTAAAAATGCCGGAGCTCTGAGAATCCGCCCTCTGCCAGCCTGGGAATGA